Proteins from a genomic interval of Equus quagga isolate Etosha38 chromosome 11, UCLA_HA_Equagga_1.0, whole genome shotgun sequence:
- the MYBBP1A gene encoding myb-binding protein 1A isoform X2: MAEMESRDVAEPMSLGVATKSGARPADPHGLLKHSREFLDFFWDIAKPQQETRLEATEKLLEYLRTRPQGSEMKYALKRLITGLGVGRETARPCYSLALAQLLQSFEDIPLCSILQQIQEKHDLQKVKKTMMRPALFANLFGVLALFQSGRLVKDSEALMKSVKLLQTLAQYYNHLQEQPQQALVDILSEVPEATLQEVLPKVLKADLNSVLGSPEHLQLFLLAQQKVPTELEKLMGSVNLFSDENIPRLVTVLKMAAASVKKERRLPTVALDLLHLALQEDKFPRFWKEVVEQGLLKKHFWPASYLCFRLLGAALPLLSKEQLQLVMRGDLIRQYGEHLVTAKFPNQFKFAPEMNEYVGAFLEGCRDDPERQLAVVVAFTSITNQGLPVVPTFWRVVQSLSAPALKGYVAWLRDMFLQPDLESLVDFSTNNQKKAQDASLHGPERAVFRLRKWIILRLVSIVDNVHVEKEEALIEEVARFCFFHAFFETKKPTPQIPETEQRFSFPLESRAREVVSGAFFSLLQTLSTQFRQAPEQTRDGQPWTYRLVQFADMLLNHSRNVAALTPFTPPQRQAWDRMLQTLKELEARSSEAKAKAAAFQHLILLVGIHLFKSPAESCDLLGDIQTCIKKSLGEKTRRTRSKAVNPQEPPWVEVLVEILLALLAQPSHLMRQVARSVFSHICSHLTPRALQLILDVLNPEKSQDEDDNVVVMDDSEKQLENVEDKSEDSEDNKNSEDEEYSDEEESDEEDRDGDVDQGFREQLMAVLQAGKALGGVDSEDDDEELGDEAMMALDQNLASLFAEQKLRIQARKDEKNKLQKEKMLRRDFQIRVLDLIEVLVTKQPENPLVLELLEPLLNIIRRSMRTSSTKQEQDLLHKTARIFTHHLCRSRHYCHDVGNYMETLYSQVERLVQQAGHQADSSISLYYFNASLYLLRVLKGNSAHGSVHKTQRKEEAGLDASTKPRGPEAPSSFDLSLVTPVYSSALSSFLTKRNSPLTVPMFLSLFSRHPALCKSLLPVMVQHVTGQTRPRHQAQACLLLQKTLPTRELRLCFEDPEWEQLIGQILAKVTENLRTLGEAQTKSEQQRELSSVELLNVLFRTVHQENLTTDLTAVRGVLQSRQARLQQGERATGSGRLHNLYWQAMKTLGVQRPKSEKKDVKEVPSATQSPVSMKRKKKGFLPETKKRKKRKSEGTMQQDATKPAVTSGNQPPSTGRKRRNRVKAKVPAQSQVNGTPATKSLAPDPPATSPSTPAKTPKLQKKNRKLSQVNGATPVSPTEPAKSPAPDPPATSLSTHAKTPKLQKKKRKLSQVNGATPVSPMEPAKSPAPDPPATSPSTPAKTPKLQKKKRKLSQVNGATPVPLTEPANIKEHQKALPKECVSGKSPQSMLPRKKARVSLASRSPSLLQSGAKKKKVQLRKGRKP; the protein is encoded by the exons ATGGCGGAGATGGAGAGTCGGGACGTCGCAGAGCCCATGTCCCTGGGAGTGGCGACAAAGAGTGGCGCCCGGCCTGCCGACCCGCATGGCCTGCTGAAGCACAGTCGCGAGTTCTTGGACTTCTTCTGGGACATTGCGAAGCCGCAGCAGGAGACGCGGCTTGAGGCCACGGAGAAGCTGCTGGAGTATCTGCGCACAAGGCCACAG GGATCCGAGATGAAGTATGCTCTGAAGCGCCTGATCACTGGGCTCGGGGTCGGGCGAGAAACCGCCCGGCCCTGCTACAGTCTGGCCCTGGCACAG CTGTTACAGTCTTTCGAAGACATACCCTTGTGCAGCATCCTGCAGCAGATCCAAGAGAAGCATGACCTGCAGAAAGTTAAAAAG ACAATGATGAGACCCGCTCTCTTCGCAAACCTGTTTGGGGTGCTAGCCCTCTTTCAGTCAGGCAGGCTGGTGAAG GACTCGGAGGCACTGATGAAGTCCGTGAAGCTGCTCCAGACCCTGGCCCAGTACTACAACCACTTGCAGGAGCAGCCCCAGCAGGCGCTGGTGGACATCCTCTCTGAG GTCCCAGAGGCCACATTGCAGGAGGTCCTGCCGAAGGTCCTCAAGGCTGACTTGAATTCAGTCCTTGGCTCCCCTGAGCACCTGCAGCTCTTCCTCCTGGCCCAGCAGAAGGTGCCCACAGAGCTCGAGAAGCTGATGGGATCGGTCAACCTGTTCTCAGATGAGAACATCCCCAG ACTGGTGACGGTCCTGAAGATGGCCGCTGCCTCTGTGAAGAAGGAGCGCAGGCTGCCCACCGTGGCTTTGGACCTGCTCCACCTGGCACTTCAGGAGGACAAGTTCCCGCGGTTCTGGAAGGAAGTCGTGGAGCAAGGGCTACTGAAGAAGCACTTCTGGCCGGCCAG CTACCTGTGTTTCCGCCTGCTGGGCGCAGCCCTGCCTCTACTGTCCAAGGAGCAGCTGCAGCTGGTGATGCGGGGGGACCTGATCCGACAATATGGGGAGCACCTGGTCACTGCTAAG TTCCCGAACCAGTTCAAGTTTGCCCCAGAGATGAATGAGTACGTGGGAGCCTTCCTGGAAGGCTGCCGGGATGACCCCGAGCGGCAGCTGGCCGTGGTGGTGGCCTTCACGTCCATCACCAACCAGGGCCTCCCGGTCGTGCCTACCTTCTGGCGGGTCGTGCAGTCCCTGAGTGCCCCCGCCCTCAAGGGCTACGTGGCCTGGCTGCGGGACATGTTTCTCCAGCCCGACCTGGAGTCCCTGGTGGACTTCAGCACCAACAACCAGAAGAAAGCTCAAGACGCTTCACTGCATGG GCCTGAGCGAGCTGTGTTCCGGCTACGCAAGTGGATCATCCTTCGCCTGGTCAGCATTGTGGACAATGTGCAcgtggagaaggaggaggcctTGATTGAGGAGGTGGCCAG gTTTTGCTTTTTCCACGCATTCTTTGAAACGAAGAAGCCCACCCCACAGATCCCGGAGACTGAGCAGCGGTTCTCCTTCCCTCTGGAGAGCCGGGCCCGAGAGGTCGTCAGCGGGGCATTCTTCAG CCTGCTGCAGACCCTCAGCACACAGTTCAGGCAGGCGCCGGAGCAGACCCGGGATGGGCAGCCCTGGACCTACCGCCTGGTCCAGTTCGCAGACATGCTGTTGAACCACAGCCGCAACGTGGCCGCCCTGACGCCGTTCACGCCACCCCAGCGCCAGGCCTGGGACCG GATGCTGCAGACTCTGAAGGAACTGGAGGCCCGCTCCTCAGAGGCCAAGGCCAAGGCCGCTGCCTTCCAGCACCTGATACTCCTCGTGGGCATCCACCTCTTCAAG TCCCCCGCAGAGAGCTGCGACCTCTTAGGCGACATCCAGACCTGCATCAAGAAGAGCCTGGGGGAGAAGACCCGTCGGACCCGCTCCAAGGCCGTCA ACCCCCAGGAGCCACCGTGGGTGGAGGTGCTGGTGGAGATCCTGCTGGCCCTCCTGGCCCAGCCTAGTCACCTCATGCGCCAGGTGGCCCGGAGTGTGTTTAGCCACATCTGCTCCCACCTGACTCCACGTGCCCTGCAGCTAATCCTGGAT GTGCTGAACCCTGAGAAGAGCCAGGACGAGGACGACAATGTGGTGGTCATGGATGATTCTGAGAAGCAGCTAGAGAATGTGGAG GATAAGAGTGAGGACAGCGAGGACAACAAAAACTCGGAGGATGAGGAGTACAGTGACGAGGAGGAGAGCGATGAGGAGGATCGGGATGGAGACGTGGACCAGGGCTTCCGGGAGCAGCTGATGGCGGTGCTGCAGGCAGGGAAGGCGCTG GGTGGAGTGGATAGCGAGGACGACGATGAGGAGCTGGGGGATGAGGCCATGATGGCCCTGGACCAGAACCTTGCCAGCCTCTTTGCTGAGCAGAAACTGCGCATCCAGGCGCGGAAAGATGAGAAGAACAAGCTGCAGAAGGAGAAGATGCTCCGGCGAGACTTCCAAATCAGG GTCCTGGATCTGATCGAAGTGCTGGTGACCAAGCAGCCTGAGAATCCCCTGGTCCTGGAGCTGCTTGAACCGCTGCTGAACATCATCCGGCGCAGCATGCGCACTAGCAGCACCAAGCAGGAGCAGGACCTCCTGCACAAGACGGCCCGCATCTTCAC ACACCACCTGTGCCGCTCCCGGCACTACTGCCACGACGTGGGCAACTACATGGAGACTCTGTACAGCCAGGTGGAGCGGCTGGTGCAGCAGGCCGGCCACCAGGCCGACTCCTCCATCTCCCTCTACTACTTCAATGCCTCCCTCTACCTCCTGCGGGTCTTGAAGGGCAACAGTGCTCACGGGTCCGTCCACAAgacccagaggaaggaggaggctggCCTTGACGCCAGCACCAAGCCCAGGGGCCCAGAG GCTCCCAGCTCTTTTGATTTGAGCCTCGTGACCCCAGTCTACTCGTCAGCGCTGAGCTCCTTCCTGACCAAGCGCAACAGCCCGCTcaccgtgcccatgttcctcagcCTCTTCTCCCGGCACCCG GCGCTCTGCAAGAGCCTGCTCCCCGTCATGGTCCAGCATGTGACAGGCCAGACACGGCCCCGCCATCAG gcccaggcctgccTGCTGCTCCAGAAGACCCTGCCCACGCGGGAGCTGAGACTGTGCTTTGAGGACCCCGAGTGGGAGCAGCTGATTGGCCAGATCCTGGCGAAGGTCACTGAG AACCTGCGGACACTGGGTGAGGCCCAGACCAAGTCGGAGCAGCAGAGGGAGCTGTCCTCGGTGGAGCTGCTCAACGTCCTCTTCAGGACCGTCCACCAGGAG AACCTGACCACGGACCTGACCGCCGTCCGGGGCGTGCTGCAGAGCCGACAGGCGAGGCTGCAGCAGGGAGAACGCGCAACCGGGTCTGGCCGCCTCCACAACCTCTACTGGCAGGCCATGAAGACCCTTGGAGTCCA GCGCCCCAAGTCAGAGAAGAAAGATGTCAAGGAAGTCCCCAGTGCCACGCAGAGCCCCGTTAGCATGAAGCGGAAGAAAAAGGGATTCTTGCCAGAGACCAAGAAGCGTAAAAAACGTAAGTCGGAGGGCACCATGCAACAGGATGCCACCAAGCCTGCAGTCACCAGTGGGAACCAGCCCCCCAGCactggcaggaagaggaggaacaggGTGAAGGCCAAGGTCCCAGCTCAGTCCCAGGTGAATGGGACTCCTGCCACCAAGAGTCTGGCCCCAGACCCCCCTGCCACAAGCCCCAGCACCCCTGCCAAGACCCCAAAGCTGCAGAAAAAAAATCGGAAGCTGTCCCAGGTAAATGGAGCCACTCCTGTATCCCCCACGGAGCCTGCCAAGAGTCCAGCCCCAGACCCCCCCGCCACGAGCCTCAGCACCCATGCCAAGACCCCGAAGCTGCAGAAAAAAAAACGGAAGCTGTCCCAGGTGAATGGAGCCACTCCCGTGTCCCCCATGGAGCCTGCCAAGAGTCCAGCTCCAGACCCCCCTGCCACGAGCCCCAGTACTCCTGCCAAGACCCCAAAGCTGCAGAAAAAAAAACGGAAGCTGTCCCAGGTGAATGGAGCCACTCCTGTCCCCCTCACAGAGCCTGCCAACATAAAGGAGCATCAGAAGGCTCTCCCCAAAGAGTGTGTCTCAGGCAAGTCGCCACAGTCCATGCTGCCACGGAAAAAGGCGAGAGTGTCTTTGGCCAGcaggag
- the MYBBP1A gene encoding myb-binding protein 1A isoform X1, whose translation MAEMESRDVAEPMSLGVATKSGARPADPHGLLKHSREFLDFFWDIAKPQQETRLEATEKLLEYLRTRPQGSEMKYALKRLITGLGVGRETARPCYSLALAQLLQSFEDIPLCSILQQIQEKHDLQKVKKTMMRPALFANLFGVLALFQSGRLVKDSEALMKSVKLLQTLAQYYNHLQEQPQQALVDILSEVPEATLQEVLPKVLKADLNSVLGSPEHLQLFLLAQQKVPTELEKLMGSVNLFSDENIPRLVTVLKMAAASVKKERRLPTVALDLLHLALQEDKFPRFWKEVVEQGLLKKHFWPASYLCFRLLGAALPLLSKEQLQLVMRGDLIRQYGEHLVTAKFPNQFKFAPEMNEYVGAFLEGCRDDPERQLAVVVAFTSITNQGLPVVPTFWRVVQSLSAPALKGYVAWLRDMFLQPDLESLVDFSTNNQKKAQDASLHGPERAVFRLRKWIILRLVSIVDNVHVEKEEALIEEVARFCFFHAFFETKKPTPQIPETEQRFSFPLESRAREVVSGAFFSLLQTLSTQFRQAPEQTRDGQPWTYRLVQFADMLLNHSRNVAALTPFTPPQRQAWDRMLQTLKELEARSSEAKAKAAAFQHLILLVGIHLFKSPAESCDLLGDIQTCIKKSLGEKTRRTRSKAVNPQEPPWVEVLVEILLALLAQPSHLMRQVARSVFSHICSHLTPRALQLILDVLNPEKSQDEDDNVVVMDDSEKQLENVEDKSEDSEDNKNSEDEEYSDEEESDEEDRDGDVDQGFREQLMAVLQAGKALGGVDSEDDDEELGDEAMMALDQNLASLFAEQKLRIQARKDEKNKLQKEKMLRRDFQIRVLDLIEVLVTKQPENPLVLELLEPLLNIIRRSMRTSSTKQEQDLLHKTARIFTHHLCRSRHYCHDVGNYMETLYSQVERLVQQAGHQADSSISLYYFNASLYLLRVLKGNSAHGSVHKTQRKEEAGLDASTKPRGPEAPSSFDLSLVTPVYSSALSSFLTKRNSPLTVPMFLSLFSRHPALCKSLLPVMVQHVTGQTRPRHQAQACLLLQKTLPTRELRLCFEDPEWEQLIGQILAKVTENLRTLGEAQTKSEQQRELSSVELLNVLFRTVHQEPQPSAPLQNLTTDLTAVRGVLQSRQARLQQGERATGSGRLHNLYWQAMKTLGVQRPKSEKKDVKEVPSATQSPVSMKRKKKGFLPETKKRKKRKSEGTMQQDATKPAVTSGNQPPSTGRKRRNRVKAKVPAQSQVNGTPATKSLAPDPPATSPSTPAKTPKLQKKNRKLSQVNGATPVSPTEPAKSPAPDPPATSLSTHAKTPKLQKKKRKLSQVNGATPVSPMEPAKSPAPDPPATSPSTPAKTPKLQKKKRKLSQVNGATPVPLTEPANIKEHQKALPKECVSGKSPQSMLPRKKARVSLASRSPSLLQSGAKKKKVQLRKGRKP comes from the exons ATGGCGGAGATGGAGAGTCGGGACGTCGCAGAGCCCATGTCCCTGGGAGTGGCGACAAAGAGTGGCGCCCGGCCTGCCGACCCGCATGGCCTGCTGAAGCACAGTCGCGAGTTCTTGGACTTCTTCTGGGACATTGCGAAGCCGCAGCAGGAGACGCGGCTTGAGGCCACGGAGAAGCTGCTGGAGTATCTGCGCACAAGGCCACAG GGATCCGAGATGAAGTATGCTCTGAAGCGCCTGATCACTGGGCTCGGGGTCGGGCGAGAAACCGCCCGGCCCTGCTACAGTCTGGCCCTGGCACAG CTGTTACAGTCTTTCGAAGACATACCCTTGTGCAGCATCCTGCAGCAGATCCAAGAGAAGCATGACCTGCAGAAAGTTAAAAAG ACAATGATGAGACCCGCTCTCTTCGCAAACCTGTTTGGGGTGCTAGCCCTCTTTCAGTCAGGCAGGCTGGTGAAG GACTCGGAGGCACTGATGAAGTCCGTGAAGCTGCTCCAGACCCTGGCCCAGTACTACAACCACTTGCAGGAGCAGCCCCAGCAGGCGCTGGTGGACATCCTCTCTGAG GTCCCAGAGGCCACATTGCAGGAGGTCCTGCCGAAGGTCCTCAAGGCTGACTTGAATTCAGTCCTTGGCTCCCCTGAGCACCTGCAGCTCTTCCTCCTGGCCCAGCAGAAGGTGCCCACAGAGCTCGAGAAGCTGATGGGATCGGTCAACCTGTTCTCAGATGAGAACATCCCCAG ACTGGTGACGGTCCTGAAGATGGCCGCTGCCTCTGTGAAGAAGGAGCGCAGGCTGCCCACCGTGGCTTTGGACCTGCTCCACCTGGCACTTCAGGAGGACAAGTTCCCGCGGTTCTGGAAGGAAGTCGTGGAGCAAGGGCTACTGAAGAAGCACTTCTGGCCGGCCAG CTACCTGTGTTTCCGCCTGCTGGGCGCAGCCCTGCCTCTACTGTCCAAGGAGCAGCTGCAGCTGGTGATGCGGGGGGACCTGATCCGACAATATGGGGAGCACCTGGTCACTGCTAAG TTCCCGAACCAGTTCAAGTTTGCCCCAGAGATGAATGAGTACGTGGGAGCCTTCCTGGAAGGCTGCCGGGATGACCCCGAGCGGCAGCTGGCCGTGGTGGTGGCCTTCACGTCCATCACCAACCAGGGCCTCCCGGTCGTGCCTACCTTCTGGCGGGTCGTGCAGTCCCTGAGTGCCCCCGCCCTCAAGGGCTACGTGGCCTGGCTGCGGGACATGTTTCTCCAGCCCGACCTGGAGTCCCTGGTGGACTTCAGCACCAACAACCAGAAGAAAGCTCAAGACGCTTCACTGCATGG GCCTGAGCGAGCTGTGTTCCGGCTACGCAAGTGGATCATCCTTCGCCTGGTCAGCATTGTGGACAATGTGCAcgtggagaaggaggaggcctTGATTGAGGAGGTGGCCAG gTTTTGCTTTTTCCACGCATTCTTTGAAACGAAGAAGCCCACCCCACAGATCCCGGAGACTGAGCAGCGGTTCTCCTTCCCTCTGGAGAGCCGGGCCCGAGAGGTCGTCAGCGGGGCATTCTTCAG CCTGCTGCAGACCCTCAGCACACAGTTCAGGCAGGCGCCGGAGCAGACCCGGGATGGGCAGCCCTGGACCTACCGCCTGGTCCAGTTCGCAGACATGCTGTTGAACCACAGCCGCAACGTGGCCGCCCTGACGCCGTTCACGCCACCCCAGCGCCAGGCCTGGGACCG GATGCTGCAGACTCTGAAGGAACTGGAGGCCCGCTCCTCAGAGGCCAAGGCCAAGGCCGCTGCCTTCCAGCACCTGATACTCCTCGTGGGCATCCACCTCTTCAAG TCCCCCGCAGAGAGCTGCGACCTCTTAGGCGACATCCAGACCTGCATCAAGAAGAGCCTGGGGGAGAAGACCCGTCGGACCCGCTCCAAGGCCGTCA ACCCCCAGGAGCCACCGTGGGTGGAGGTGCTGGTGGAGATCCTGCTGGCCCTCCTGGCCCAGCCTAGTCACCTCATGCGCCAGGTGGCCCGGAGTGTGTTTAGCCACATCTGCTCCCACCTGACTCCACGTGCCCTGCAGCTAATCCTGGAT GTGCTGAACCCTGAGAAGAGCCAGGACGAGGACGACAATGTGGTGGTCATGGATGATTCTGAGAAGCAGCTAGAGAATGTGGAG GATAAGAGTGAGGACAGCGAGGACAACAAAAACTCGGAGGATGAGGAGTACAGTGACGAGGAGGAGAGCGATGAGGAGGATCGGGATGGAGACGTGGACCAGGGCTTCCGGGAGCAGCTGATGGCGGTGCTGCAGGCAGGGAAGGCGCTG GGTGGAGTGGATAGCGAGGACGACGATGAGGAGCTGGGGGATGAGGCCATGATGGCCCTGGACCAGAACCTTGCCAGCCTCTTTGCTGAGCAGAAACTGCGCATCCAGGCGCGGAAAGATGAGAAGAACAAGCTGCAGAAGGAGAAGATGCTCCGGCGAGACTTCCAAATCAGG GTCCTGGATCTGATCGAAGTGCTGGTGACCAAGCAGCCTGAGAATCCCCTGGTCCTGGAGCTGCTTGAACCGCTGCTGAACATCATCCGGCGCAGCATGCGCACTAGCAGCACCAAGCAGGAGCAGGACCTCCTGCACAAGACGGCCCGCATCTTCAC ACACCACCTGTGCCGCTCCCGGCACTACTGCCACGACGTGGGCAACTACATGGAGACTCTGTACAGCCAGGTGGAGCGGCTGGTGCAGCAGGCCGGCCACCAGGCCGACTCCTCCATCTCCCTCTACTACTTCAATGCCTCCCTCTACCTCCTGCGGGTCTTGAAGGGCAACAGTGCTCACGGGTCCGTCCACAAgacccagaggaaggaggaggctggCCTTGACGCCAGCACCAAGCCCAGGGGCCCAGAG GCTCCCAGCTCTTTTGATTTGAGCCTCGTGACCCCAGTCTACTCGTCAGCGCTGAGCTCCTTCCTGACCAAGCGCAACAGCCCGCTcaccgtgcccatgttcctcagcCTCTTCTCCCGGCACCCG GCGCTCTGCAAGAGCCTGCTCCCCGTCATGGTCCAGCATGTGACAGGCCAGACACGGCCCCGCCATCAG gcccaggcctgccTGCTGCTCCAGAAGACCCTGCCCACGCGGGAGCTGAGACTGTGCTTTGAGGACCCCGAGTGGGAGCAGCTGATTGGCCAGATCCTGGCGAAGGTCACTGAG AACCTGCGGACACTGGGTGAGGCCCAGACCAAGTCGGAGCAGCAGAGGGAGCTGTCCTCGGTGGAGCTGCTCAACGTCCTCTTCAGGACCGTCCACCAGGAG cCACAGCCTTCTGCCCCTCTGCAGAACCTGACCACGGACCTGACCGCCGTCCGGGGCGTGCTGCAGAGCCGACAGGCGAGGCTGCAGCAGGGAGAACGCGCAACCGGGTCTGGCCGCCTCCACAACCTCTACTGGCAGGCCATGAAGACCCTTGGAGTCCA GCGCCCCAAGTCAGAGAAGAAAGATGTCAAGGAAGTCCCCAGTGCCACGCAGAGCCCCGTTAGCATGAAGCGGAAGAAAAAGGGATTCTTGCCAGAGACCAAGAAGCGTAAAAAACGTAAGTCGGAGGGCACCATGCAACAGGATGCCACCAAGCCTGCAGTCACCAGTGGGAACCAGCCCCCCAGCactggcaggaagaggaggaacaggGTGAAGGCCAAGGTCCCAGCTCAGTCCCAGGTGAATGGGACTCCTGCCACCAAGAGTCTGGCCCCAGACCCCCCTGCCACAAGCCCCAGCACCCCTGCCAAGACCCCAAAGCTGCAGAAAAAAAATCGGAAGCTGTCCCAGGTAAATGGAGCCACTCCTGTATCCCCCACGGAGCCTGCCAAGAGTCCAGCCCCAGACCCCCCCGCCACGAGCCTCAGCACCCATGCCAAGACCCCGAAGCTGCAGAAAAAAAAACGGAAGCTGTCCCAGGTGAATGGAGCCACTCCCGTGTCCCCCATGGAGCCTGCCAAGAGTCCAGCTCCAGACCCCCCTGCCACGAGCCCCAGTACTCCTGCCAAGACCCCAAAGCTGCAGAAAAAAAAACGGAAGCTGTCCCAGGTGAATGGAGCCACTCCTGTCCCCCTCACAGAGCCTGCCAACATAAAGGAGCATCAGAAGGCTCTCCCCAAAGAGTGTGTCTCAGGCAAGTCGCCACAGTCCATGCTGCCACGGAAAAAGGCGAGAGTGTCTTTGGCCAGcaggag